Proteins encoded within one genomic window of Lampris incognitus isolate fLamInc1 chromosome 1, fLamInc1.hap2, whole genome shotgun sequence:
- the LOC130109523 gene encoding uncharacterized protein LOC130109523 has translation MVSKGLTAGGGTGLTAGGGGTGLPAGGDTGLTAGGGGTGLPAGGGGTELTAGSGIGLTAGGGTGLTAGGGTGLTAGGDTGLTAGGGGTGLTAGGGTGLTAGGGGSTGLTTGDGGTGLTAGGGGSGLPAGGRTGLTAGGGGTGLTAGGGIGLTAGGGGGTGLTTGGGGTGLPAGGGGSGLPAGGGTGLTAGGGGTGLTAGGGIGLTAGGGGTGLTTGGGGGTGLTAGGGGGTGLTSGGGGTGLPAGGGGSGLPAGGGTGLTAGGGGTGLTAGGGIGLTAGGGGTGLTTGGGTGLPAGGGIGLTAGGGTGLTAGGGGTGLTTGGGTGLPAGGGIGLTAGGGTGLTAGGGGTGLTTGGGTGLPAGGGIGLTAGGGTGLTADGGGTGLTTGDGGTGLTAVGGGTGLTACGSIGLTAGGGTGLTAGGGTGLPAGGGTGLTAGAHRLL, from the coding sequence ATGGTGAGTAAAGGTCTGACTGCTGGTGGTGGTACAGGGCtgactgctggtggtggtggcacAGGGCTACCTGCTGGTGGTGACACAGGGCtgactgctggtggtggtggcacAGGGCtacctgctggtggtggtggcacAGAGCTGACTGCTGGTAGTGGCATAGGGCTGACTGCTGGTGGTGGCACAGGGCTGACTGCTGGTGGTGGCACAGGGCTGACTGCTGGTGGTGACACAGGGCtgactgctggtggtggtggcacAGGACTGACTGCTGGTGGTGGCACAGGGCtgactgctggtggtggtggcagcacagGGCTGACTACTGGTGATGGTGGCACAGGGCtgactgctggtggtggtgggtcAGGGCTACCTGCTGGTGGTCGCACAGGGCTGACTGCTGGTGGTGGCGGCACAGGGCTGACTGCTGGTGGTGGCATAGGGCtgactgctggtggtggtggcggcacAGGGCTGACTACTGGTGGTGGTGGCACAGGGCtacctgctggtggtggtgggtcAGGGCTACCTGCTGGTGGTGGCACAGGGCTGACTGCTGGTGGTGGCGGCACAGGGCTGACTGCTGGTGGTGGCATAGGGCTGACTGCTGGTGGCGGTGGCACAGGGCTGACtactggtggtggtggcggcacAGGGCtgactgctggtggtggtggcggcacAGGGCTGactagtggtggtggtggcacaGGGCtacctgctggtggtggtgggtcAGGGCTACCTGCTGGTGGTGGCACAGGGCTGACTGCTGGTGGTGGCGGCACAGGGCTGACTGCTGGTGGTGGCATAGGGCTGACTGCTGGTGGCGGTGGCACAGGGCTGACTACTGGTGGTGGCACAGGGCTACCTGCTGGTGGTGGCATAGGGCTGACTGCTGGTGGTGGCACAGGGCtgactgctggtggtggtggcacAGGGCTGACTACTGGTGGTGGCACAGGGCTACCTGCTGGTGGTGGCATAGGGCTGACTGCTGGTGGTGGCACAGGGCtgactgctggtggtggtggcacAGGACTGACTACTGGTGGTGGCACAGGGCTACCTGCTGGTGGTGGCATAGGGCTGACTGCTGGTGGTGGCACAGGGCTGACTGCTGATGGTGGTGGCACAGGGCTGACTACTGGTGATGGTGGCACAGGGCTGACTGCTGTTGGTGGTGGCACAGGGTTGACTGCTTGTGGTAGCATAGGGCTGACTGCTGGTGGTGGCACAGGGCTGACTGCTGGTGGTGGCACAGGGCTACCTGCTGGTGGTGGCACAGGGCTGACTGCGGGTGCTCATAGACTGCTATGA